Proteins from one Burkholderia sp. genomic window:
- a CDS encoding transposase has translation MARLARLYVPEQPQHVILRGLDQQSSFVDDQDYELFIDCLKAAARDHQLAVHAYVLLPWQVQLLVTPSDEASLPKGMQAVGRRYVAHFNRRYSRRGALWEGRYRATVIEGERYFLLTSRVVELGPVRAQLVQATEAYRWSSYHHHIGLTVDSLITDHPLYWALGNTPSERQRAYKELCEQPLDERQTEQLQQATLKGWVLGGETYREWAARTANRRVSPLPRGRPRKLRV, from the coding sequence ATGGCACGGCTAGCACGACTCTATGTTCCCGAACAGCCGCAGCACGTCATCCTGCGCGGTCTGGATCAGCAGTCTTCGTTCGTCGACGATCAGGATTACGAGTTGTTCATCGATTGCCTGAAGGCGGCGGCGCGCGATCATCAACTGGCGGTGCATGCCTATGTACTGCTGCCATGGCAGGTGCAACTGCTCGTCACTCCGAGCGACGAGGCGAGCCTGCCCAAGGGGATGCAGGCGGTGGGACGACGTTATGTGGCGCATTTCAACCGCCGCTACTCGCGTCGCGGCGCGCTGTGGGAAGGCCGTTACCGCGCCACCGTGATCGAAGGCGAGCGCTACTTCCTTCTCACCAGCCGCGTGGTAGAGTTGGGCCCAGTGCGCGCGCAACTGGTTCAGGCGACCGAAGCCTATCGCTGGTCGAGCTACCACCACCACATTGGCCTGACCGTCGACAGCCTGATCACTGACCACCCACTCTACTGGGCGCTCGGCAACACGCCGAGCGAACGGCAGCGCGCCTACAAGGAACTCTGCGAGCAGCCACTCGACGAGCGCCAGACCGAGCAGCTCCAGCAAGCTACCCTGAAAGGCTGGGTGCTGGGCGGCGAGACCTACCGGGAATGGGCGGCGCGTACTGCCAATCGACGTGTTTCACCTCTGCCGCGCGGTCGGCCGCGCAAGTTACGTGTGTAG